Proteins encoded by one window of Canis lupus dingo isolate Sandy chromosome 22, ASM325472v2, whole genome shotgun sequence:
- the FAM216B gene encoding LOW QUALITY PROTEIN: protein FAM216B (The sequence of the model RefSeq protein was modified relative to this genomic sequence to represent the inferred CDS: deleted 1 base in 1 codon) has product MGEKQRRQQKLSNVPRIPCIRVPSSVCNTSLMKDLTQGQQRYFYSIMRIYNSRPQWEALQNRYIHSLQHQQLLGYITQQEALACATVLRDSTKRASAKVAPPRSIPWKPSAMTRTRLSALPMSVVRPRAQSAELGSLRN; this is encoded by the exons atgggagaaaaacagagaagacaACAAAAGCTTTCGAATGTTCCAAGGATTCCTTGCATTCGGGTCCCTTCCTCTGTCTGCAACACTTCCTTAATGAAG GACCTAACCCAAGGGCAGCAGCGCTACTTTTACAGCATCATGAGGATTTATAATTCCAGGCCCCAGTGGGAGGCTCTGCAGAACCGCTATATTCACAGCCTTCAGCACCAGCAGCTGCTTG GCTACATTACTCAACAAGAAGCTTTGGCTTGTGCCACTGTACTTAGAGATTCAACCAAGAGAGCCTCAGCTAAGGTAGCTCCTCCAAGATCCATCCCCTGGAAGCCTTCAGCCATGACAAGAACACGGCTGTCAGCACTA CCTATGTCTGTGGTTCGACCCAGGGCTCAAAGTGCAGAGCTTGGATCCCTCAGGAATTGA